A genomic region of Nitrospirota bacterium contains the following coding sequences:
- the coaE gene encoding dephospho-CoA kinase (Dephospho-CoA kinase (CoaE) performs the final step in coenzyme A biosynthesis.) — MIIVGLTGNYGMGKSTVARLFRELGAFTIDTDAVVGELLGEQPVIDAVKNAFGEEVVRDSTIDRQRLAGIVFQSAPLRIALENILHPKVFDAVKEKIAALGSRADVVIIEAPVLFERSYQSKFDRIITVFADEETTLKRLQEKGVSEEEAMRRLSSQFPIEMKANRADFTIDNSAGLESTRQQVQAIYRKLQALSRGSAGHPSLPGSTPYGNN, encoded by the coding sequence ATGATCATCGTCGGCCTCACCGGTAACTACGGGATGGGGAAGAGCACGGTAGCGCGCCTCTTCAGAGAGCTCGGCGCGTTCACGATCGACACGGATGCCGTCGTGGGCGAGCTGCTGGGGGAGCAGCCGGTCATCGATGCGGTTAAAAATGCCTTCGGCGAGGAGGTCGTGCGGGACAGCACTATCGACCGGCAGCGGCTGGCAGGCATCGTCTTCCAGTCCGCGCCGCTGAGAATAGCGCTCGAAAATATCCTCCACCCGAAGGTGTTCGATGCCGTGAAGGAGAAGATCGCCGCCCTCGGCTCCCGGGCGGATGTCGTGATCATAGAGGCGCCGGTGCTCTTCGAGCGGAGCTACCAGAGCAAGTTCGACCGGATAATCACCGTCTTCGCCGATGAGGAGACCACGTTGAAGCGGCTTCAGGAGAAAGGGGTATCCGAGGAGGAAGCGATGAGAAGGCTCTCGAGCCAGTTCCCGATCGAGATGAAGGCGAACAGGGCCGACTTCACCATAGACAACAGCGCCGGACTCGAGAGCACGAGGCAGCAGGTGCAGGCTATTTACCGCAAACTGCAGGCGCTCTCCAGGGGAAGCGCGGGACATCCATCCCTGCCCGGCTCGACGCCGTATGGAAATAATTAA